One window from the genome of Chroococcidiopsis sp. TS-821 encodes:
- the truA gene encoding tRNA pseudouridine(38-40) synthase TruA, producing the protein MIAPNSELKRVALVIQYLGTHFHGWQRQLKLRTVQAEIEDAIARVLGHPVTLHGAGRTDTGVHAAAQVAHFDATGPIPAERWAAILNSYLPQDILIRGSAAVESNWHARFDAKWRRYRYTLYTDSRPNLFVQPFSWHYYYANLDEGLIRAALQPLLGKHHLAAFHRAGSRRKHSWVEIQAVECERNGPFIQIEIQADGFLYGMVRLIVGLLVDVGKGSLSLEKFTDLWQQQRRENVKYAAPPQGLCLLRVGYNNFPFPPEVWYDAQPRWVLPDANYVSSKEIVNKSIHHQFI; encoded by the coding sequence ATGATTGCCCCAAATTCCGAGCTAAAACGAGTAGCCCTAGTCATCCAATACTTGGGCACTCATTTTCATGGGTGGCAGCGACAACTAAAATTGCGGACAGTACAAGCAGAAATCGAAGATGCGATCGCTCGCGTACTCGGTCATCCTGTTACCCTGCATGGTGCAGGGCGTACTGATACAGGAGTTCATGCTGCTGCACAAGTGGCACACTTTGATGCAACAGGTCCCATTCCGGCAGAGCGGTGGGCGGCAATTCTCAATAGCTATCTTCCTCAAGACATCTTGATTCGCGGTTCTGCCGCTGTTGAGAGTAACTGGCACGCTCGGTTTGATGCCAAATGGCGACGTTATCGCTATACGCTCTATACCGATTCCCGACCTAACTTGTTTGTTCAGCCATTTAGTTGGCATTATTACTATGCAAACTTAGATGAAGGTCTGATTCGTGCTGCACTACAGCCGTTGCTAGGCAAACATCACTTAGCAGCTTTTCACCGCGCGGGTTCGCGTCGCAAGCACTCATGGGTAGAAATCCAAGCAGTAGAGTGCGAGCGCAATGGTCCGTTTATCCAGATAGAAATTCAAGCAGACGGATTTTTGTATGGAATGGTACGGTTAATAGTAGGATTGCTGGTCGATGTAGGAAAAGGTAGCCTATCACTTGAAAAATTTACCGATCTTTGGCAACAGCAACGCCGCGAAAATGTGAAATATGCGGCTCCGCCTCAAGGTTTATGCTTACTACGCGTTGGCTATAACAATTTTCCTTTTCCTCCAGAAGTCTGGTATGACGCGCAACCTCGGTGGGTGCTACCAGACGCCAACTATGTTTCTTCAAAAGAGATTGTAAACAAAAGCATACACCATCAATTTATTTGA
- the rpsI gene encoding 30S ribosomal protein S9, which yields MQATETASDRVMYRGTGRRKSSVARVRLVPGDGQLIVNGRPGDLYFQYNPNYLAVAKAPLETLGLENEYNILVTAHGGGLTGQSDSIRLGVARALCQLDPENRAPLKSEGYLTRDPRAKERKKYGLHKARKAPQFSKR from the coding sequence ATGCAAGCAACAGAGACAGCAAGCGATCGCGTGATGTACAGAGGAACTGGTCGTCGCAAATCCTCCGTCGCCAGAGTCCGCTTAGTCCCTGGTGATGGACAACTGATTGTCAACGGTAGACCAGGCGACTTGTATTTCCAATACAACCCAAACTACCTCGCAGTTGCTAAAGCTCCCTTAGAAACCTTAGGGTTGGAAAATGAATACAATATCTTAGTGACAGCACATGGTGGCGGCTTAACTGGACAATCCGATTCGATTCGTTTAGGCGTCGCCCGCGCCCTGTGCCAACTTGACCCAGAAAACCGCGCGCCGCTCAAATCAGAAGGCTACTTAACGCGCGATCCTCGCGCGAAAGAGCGCAAGAAATATGGTTTACACAAAGCACGGAAAGCTCCTCAGTTCTCCAAGCGATAA
- the rplM gene encoding 50S ribosomal protein L13 codes for MNKTYVPAQDTIEREWYVVDATDQRLGRLATEIAMILRGKNKPEFTPHMDTGGFVIVVNADKVIVTGKKRSQKLYRRHSGRPGGMKTETFAQLQSRLPERIVEHAVKGMLPKNSLGRQLFTKLKVYAGAEHPHQAQQPKEIKIQTIPGEKN; via the coding sequence ATGAACAAAACTTATGTTCCAGCACAAGATACCATCGAACGCGAGTGGTATGTTGTCGATGCAACCGACCAGCGCTTAGGCAGATTAGCAACTGAAATCGCGATGATTTTGCGCGGTAAAAATAAACCAGAATTTACACCACACATGGATACAGGCGGCTTTGTTATTGTTGTTAATGCTGACAAAGTGATTGTCACTGGGAAAAAGCGCAGTCAAAAGCTCTATCGTCGCCACTCAGGACGCCCAGGCGGAATGAAAACAGAAACCTTTGCTCAACTGCAATCGCGACTACCCGAGCGCATTGTAGAACATGCAGTTAAAGGTATGCTGCCCAAAAATAGTCTAGGGCGTCAATTATTTACCAAGCTGAAAGTCTATGCGGGTGCAGAACATCCTCACCAAGCACAACAACCAAAAGAAATTAAAATCCAAACAATTCCAGGAGAGAAAAACTAA
- the rplQ gene encoding 50S ribosomal protein L17: MRHRRRVHKLGKPADQRRALLRALTTELIRHGRITTTKVRAKAVRSEAEKMITLAKNGSLAARREALGYIYDKQLVHALFEQAPSRYANRVGGYTRILRTVPRRGDNAEMAIIELV, encoded by the coding sequence ATGCGTCACCGTCGTCGTGTTCACAAACTCGGTAAACCAGCTGACCAGCGTCGCGCTCTTTTAAGAGCATTAACAACAGAGTTAATTCGTCACGGACGAATTACAACTACTAAAGTGCGCGCCAAGGCAGTTCGCTCAGAAGCTGAGAAAATGATTACTTTAGCTAAAAATGGCTCCTTGGCTGCGCGCCGAGAAGCACTTGGCTATATCTATGACAAACAACTTGTTCATGCTTTGTTCGAACAAGCACCCAGCCGCTACGCTAATCGGGTGGGTGGATACACGCGGATTTTGCGCACTGTCCCGCGTCGAGGCGACAACGCTGAAATGGCAATTATTGAACTCGTGTAG
- a CDS encoding DNA-directed RNA polymerase subunit alpha, whose protein sequence is MAQFQIECVESNTLENRSQYSRFVLEPLDRGQGTTVGNALRRTLLSNLEGTAITAVRIAGVSHEFATIPGVREDVLEILMHMKEIVLKSYSSQPQIGRLLVTGPATVTAEHFDLPSEVEIIDPTQYVATVAEGAKLEMEFRIDRGKGYRTVERGRDEATALDFLQIDSVFMPVRKVNYSVEDARVDGSLQKDRLILEIWTNGSVTPQEALSSAANILVDLFNPLKDISLEAMKDESPTDEDPTSQIPIEELQLSVRAYNCLKRAQVNSVADLLDYTQEDLLEIKNFGQKSAEEVIEALQERLGITLPHEKSAKPS, encoded by the coding sequence GTGGCGCAGTTTCAAATTGAATGTGTCGAGTCTAATACGCTAGAGAATCGGAGTCAATACAGTAGATTTGTTCTGGAACCTCTCGATCGCGGTCAAGGAACGACCGTTGGCAACGCGTTAAGACGGACTTTGTTATCTAATCTAGAAGGAACAGCAATTACCGCTGTTCGGATTGCTGGCGTAAGTCACGAATTTGCCACAATTCCAGGTGTTCGAGAAGACGTGCTAGAGATTCTCATGCACATGAAAGAGATTGTGCTCAAAAGCTACTCTTCACAGCCGCAAATTGGGCGTTTACTCGTGACAGGACCTGCCACCGTAACAGCAGAACACTTCGATCTGCCATCCGAGGTAGAAATTATTGACCCAACTCAGTACGTAGCAACCGTCGCTGAAGGTGCGAAACTCGAAATGGAATTTCGGATCGATCGCGGTAAAGGCTATCGGACAGTCGAACGGGGTCGCGACGAAGCTACAGCTTTAGACTTTCTCCAAATCGACTCGGTTTTCATGCCGGTACGCAAAGTCAACTATAGCGTCGAAGATGCTCGCGTTGATGGTTCTTTGCAGAAAGACCGCTTGATTTTAGAAATTTGGACAAATGGTAGCGTAACTCCGCAAGAAGCACTTTCATCAGCTGCCAATATCTTAGTCGATCTGTTTAACCCACTCAAAGATATTTCGCTCGAGGCGATGAAAGATGAATCGCCAACGGATGAAGACCCTACCAGTCAAATTCCAATCGAAGAACTTCAGCTTTCGGTAAGAGCCTACAATTGCTTGAAGCGGGCACAAGTCAACTCAGTAGCAGACTTATTAGATTACACTCAAGAAGATTTATTAGAAATCAAAAACTTTGGGCAGAAGTCTGCAGAAGAAGTTATTGAAGCCTTGCAAGAGCGTTTAGGCATCACGTTACCACACGAAAAGTCTGCCAAACCATCGTAG
- the rpmE gene encoding 50S ribosomal protein L31 gives MAKPDIHPQWYPEAKVYCDGELVATVGSTKPELHVDVWSGNHPFYTGTQKIIDTEGRVERFLRKYGMMEANQPTGNDKKK, from the coding sequence ATGGCAAAACCTGATATTCATCCACAATGGTATCCTGAGGCAAAAGTATACTGTGATGGTGAACTTGTTGCGACCGTTGGTTCAACTAAACCTGAACTACACGTTGATGTGTGGTCAGGCAACCATCCTTTTTATACAGGTACGCAAAAGATCATCGACACCGAAGGTCGAGTAGAACGCTTCTTGCGGAAGTACGGCATGATGGAAGCTAACCAACCTACAGGCAACGACAAGAAAAAGTAG